In a genomic window of Bacillus rossius redtenbacheri isolate Brsri chromosome 4 unlocalized genomic scaffold, Brsri_v3 Brsri_v3_scf4_2, whole genome shotgun sequence:
- the LOC134541797 gene encoding melanocortin receptor 4-like: MAICDMVFIFCLTPINISLNQMEVMTRVLITTSFHSFVGNVAQAASVYSVAALSVERFLSVRSCARDTLVLPRERRKWCAAVVAAIWVFVAAAKVLFLVFSGDGNLGLAYICIEFTLGYALPLFIIAFFCALTARTLKHISVSVPGESRVKQLAQLRGAIRVVVMLVANYVLCFTLEYIKHIQF; this comes from the exons ATGGCCATCTGCGACATGGTATTCATTTTTTGTCTGACGcccataaacatttcattgaatCAGATGGAAGTCATGACGAGGGTCTTAATCACGACCAGCTTCCACAGCTTCGTCGGCAACGTCGCCCAGGCGGCGTCCGTGTACTCCGTCGCGGCGCTGAGCGTCGAGAGATTCCTGTCCGTGAGGTCGTGCGCCAGGGACACTCTCGTGCTGCCGAGGGAGCGAAGGAAGTGGTGCGCGGCGGTCGTCGCTGCCATCTGGGTCTTCGTCGCCGCTGCCAAGGTCTTGTTCCTGGTCTTCTCGGGAGATGGAAACTTGGGGCTGGCATACATCTGCATAGAGTTCACCCTAGGCTACGCCCTCCCACTCTTCATCATCGCCTTCTTCTGCGCTCTGACGGCGAGGACCTTGAAACACATCTCCGTCTCCGTTCCCGGGGAGAGTCGAGTGAAGCAGCTGGCTCAGCTGCGCGGAGCAATCCGAGTCGTGGTCATGCTCGTGGCGAACTACGTCCTGTGCTTCACGCTCGA ATACATCAAACATATACAATTTTAA